A window of Mucilaginibacter sp. PAMC 26640 contains these coding sequences:
- a CDS encoding phosphoheptose isomerase (catalyzes the isomerization of sedoheptulose 7-phosphate to D-glycero-D-manno-heptose 7-phosphate): protein MVLQELNDHLQTIRDLIEHTTAPIEQSCLLIQDVIKNGNKIYLAGNGGSAADAQHIAAEMTGRFVKERKPLPGLALSTDTSALTAIANDYGYEFVFSRQLEAFAQPGDLFIGISTSGNSQSILNALEVARKAGCKTIGLTGRGGGKMNDVCDINIVVPAQVTARVQEMHILIGHILCKAVDDLFE, encoded by the coding sequence ATGGTATTACAAGAACTTAATGATCACCTTCAAACAATAAGGGATTTAATAGAACATACAACTGCGCCTATAGAACAAAGTTGCCTGCTGATCCAGGATGTTATCAAAAACGGTAACAAAATATACTTGGCGGGCAACGGTGGCAGTGCTGCCGATGCGCAGCATATTGCCGCAGAGATGACCGGCAGGTTTGTTAAAGAAAGAAAACCACTACCAGGCCTGGCGTTATCTACAGATACATCAGCCTTAACCGCAATAGCTAACGACTATGGTTATGAGTTTGTATTCTCAAGACAGTTAGAAGCCTTTGCACAACCCGGTGATCTGTTCATAGGCATATCTACGAGTGGTAATAGCCAATCAATCTTGAACGCTTTGGAAGTGGCTAGAAAAGCTGGTTGTAAAACTATTGGCTTAACTGGTAGGGGTGGTGGCAAGATGAATGATGTCTGCGATATTAACATTGTTGTGCCTGCGCAAGTTACTGCACGCGTACAGGAGATGCATATCTTGATAGGGCATATTTTGTGCAAAGCAGTCGACGATCTTTTCGAATAG
- a CDS encoding undecaprenyl-phosphate glucose phosphotransferase, producing the protein MKTRYLYLVYLAMSVIDILITNIAFITAFSHNSFGVNNFTSQLIVANYLWIFTAIYFGLYNRKFLHSRQNSFSLTLKSFTLFAILFLPYILISKGAEYAFSSTVIFYLIMLPCMMVNSYLYFVSETIFKKYFKIARSVAVIGNNDVALKLASFFKERDSHFAFEGFLDQDNASYLDSNGRVLPSIVSQIESAAASGIRDIYLSISPDRLHEYNLLQMEAEKQCLRLKLIPDMSASLVNHLKVSYMGEFAVLSHRDEPLEEIGNRVKKRLFDIIFSSLVIIFLLSWLYPIIGLLIKLQSRGPVLFKQLRSGKDNKDFVCYKFRSMKVNAGERQATIDDDRITKIGRFLRKTSLDELPQFFNVFLGEMSVIGPRPHILTHTNEYSKIINQYMVRHFLKSGITGWAQVSGYRGETKDPILMQRRVEHDIWYLENWSMSLDLKIVLMTVFQVIKGDKNAY; encoded by the coding sequence ATGAAAACACGCTACTTATATTTGGTCTATTTGGCCATGTCCGTTATTGATATTCTCATAACAAATATTGCATTCATCACAGCTTTTAGCCACAATAGTTTCGGCGTAAATAACTTTACGAGCCAGCTAATTGTGGCTAATTACCTGTGGATATTTACAGCAATTTATTTTGGTTTATATAACCGCAAATTTTTACACAGCCGTCAAAATAGCTTTTCGTTAACTCTTAAAAGCTTCACCCTGTTCGCAATTCTATTCTTACCTTATATTCTTATCTCAAAAGGTGCAGAATACGCATTCAGTTCAACGGTAATCTTCTACCTCATTATGCTGCCTTGTATGATGGTTAATAGTTACCTATATTTCGTATCAGAAACAATCTTTAAAAAGTACTTTAAGATTGCCCGCTCTGTAGCTGTTATAGGCAATAACGACGTTGCATTGAAACTAGCCAGTTTCTTTAAAGAGCGTGACAGTCATTTTGCTTTTGAAGGTTTCCTTGATCAGGATAACGCTTCGTATCTGGATAGTAATGGCCGTGTTCTACCATCTATTGTGAGCCAGATAGAATCTGCAGCGGCAAGTGGTATCAGGGACATCTATTTATCTATATCTCCAGATAGGTTACACGAGTACAATTTGCTTCAAATGGAAGCGGAGAAACAATGCCTGAGGCTTAAGTTGATTCCGGACATGTCGGCTTCCCTAGTAAATCATTTAAAGGTAAGTTATATGGGTGAGTTCGCAGTGTTAAGTCACCGCGATGAGCCATTGGAGGAAATTGGTAACCGCGTTAAGAAAAGATTGTTCGATATTATTTTCAGCTCTTTGGTTATTATTTTTTTACTAAGCTGGTTATATCCTATTATTGGTTTGCTAATTAAGCTGCAAAGCCGGGGGCCTGTTTTATTCAAACAACTTCGAAGCGGTAAAGACAATAAAGATTTCGTTTGCTATAAATTCCGCAGCATGAAGGTAAATGCTGGCGAAAGGCAAGCTACGATCGATGATGATCGTATAACAAAAATAGGGCGTTTCTTACGCAAGACAAGCCTGGATGAATTGCCACAATTTTTTAATGTGTTTTTAGGAGAGATGAGTGTAATAGGCCCCAGACCACACATTCTTACGCATACCAATGAGTACAGCAAGATCATTAATCAATATATGGTTAGGCACTTCCTGAAGTCGGGCATTACCGGATGGGCACAGGTAAGTGGTTATCGGGGCGAAACAAAAGATCCGATATTGATGCAAAGGCGTGTTGAGCACGACATCTGGTATCTGGAAAATTGGTCTATGTCGTTGGATTTGAAAATTGTGTTAATGACCGTTTTTCAAGTGATCAAAGGCGATAAAAATGCGTATTAG
- a CDS encoding UDP-glucose 6-dehydrogenase → MKIAVIGTGYVGLVTGTCLAETGNDVTCVDINEQKVEMLRNGESPIYEPGLQTLLHRNITEERLRFTSNLAEAVNDAAVIFLALPTPPGGDGSADLTYVLGASRDIALIISSYKVIVTKSTVPVGTADKVKAIFEQYSDVEVAVVSNPEFLREGVAIEDFMKPDRIVIGTRDDRAKKILTELYTPYVRQGNPIIFMDERSSELTKYAANSFLATKISFMNEVANLCERVGANVDMVRLGIGADERIGKRFLFSGIGYGGSCFPKDVQALAKSAEENIYDFKILNAVMDVNAIQKTILVDKLNKYYKGELSGKTFALWGLAFKPETDDIREAPALEIIEALLQSGANVVAYDPEAMANVKDLLGDKVTFAENQYDALKEADALLILTEWSVFRNPDFDRVGSLLKRKVIFDGRNLFGLEQMIDHGFYYNSVGRKAIGEMKTERAL, encoded by the coding sequence ATGAAAATTGCAGTTATTGGTACCGGCTATGTTGGCTTGGTTACCGGCACATGTTTAGCAGAAACGGGTAACGATGTTACTTGCGTTGATATTAATGAACAAAAGGTAGAGATGCTCAGGAATGGCGAATCTCCTATTTACGAACCAGGGCTACAAACATTGCTTCACCGCAATATTACGGAAGAGAGACTTCGTTTTACATCTAATTTGGCCGAAGCCGTTAATGATGCAGCAGTTATATTTTTAGCACTGCCAACGCCTCCGGGTGGAGACGGGTCTGCCGATTTAACTTATGTACTTGGTGCTTCCAGAGATATAGCTTTAATCATCTCTTCCTATAAGGTAATTGTTACCAAATCAACTGTACCTGTGGGCACAGCAGACAAGGTGAAGGCAATCTTTGAACAATACTCAGATGTAGAAGTTGCAGTTGTATCTAACCCAGAGTTTTTACGGGAAGGCGTTGCTATTGAAGACTTTATGAAGCCCGATCGTATTGTTATTGGTACCAGGGATGACCGCGCTAAAAAAATTCTTACTGAACTTTACACACCGTATGTACGCCAGGGTAACCCTATCATCTTTATGGATGAGCGTTCATCAGAGCTTACAAAATATGCGGCTAACTCGTTCCTGGCCACCAAAATCTCTTTTATGAACGAGGTAGCTAACTTATGTGAAAGGGTAGGCGCAAATGTTGATATGGTAAGACTTGGAATTGGTGCAGATGAGCGAATAGGTAAAAGATTCTTATTCTCGGGTATTGGTTATGGTGGCAGCTGCTTCCCTAAGGACGTTCAGGCGCTGGCAAAATCCGCTGAGGAGAATATTTACGACTTTAAAATATTAAACGCTGTAATGGATGTTAATGCCATTCAGAAAACTATACTGGTTGATAAGCTCAATAAGTATTACAAAGGCGAATTAAGCGGCAAAACATTTGCCTTATGGGGATTGGCTTTTAAACCCGAAACTGATGATATCCGTGAAGCACCTGCTTTGGAGATTATTGAAGCTTTGTTGCAGAGCGGCGCAAATGTTGTGGCTTATGACCCGGAAGCAATGGCTAACGTAAAGGATTTACTTGGCGACAAGGTAACCTTTGCCGAAAACCAATATGATGCCTTAAAAGAGGCAGATGCGCTATTGATACTTACCGAATGGAGCGTATTTAGAAACCCGGATTTTGACAGGGTTGGCTCATTACTTAAACGTAAAGTGATTTTCGACGGAAGGAATTTGTTCGGATTAGAGCAAATGATTGACCATGGTTTTTACTACAATAGTGTAGGCCGCAAAGCCATTGGAGAGATGAAAACGGAAAGGGCCCTTTAA
- a CDS encoding lipopolysaccharide biosynthesis protein produces the protein MQTDKKLVASGIVWNFIQMIINQAFAFGLKLILAKLLFPSQFGLVGMAVVFTGFVQVLNDLGVGAALVQRKAEDLRNEHFHTAFWVGVIWSVFLYLIMSLGVAQLAASFYNEPMLKQIIPVLSIGILFSPVNLVHKAQLTKQMNFKKLAFIDNTSNILAGTIALIMALMGAGVWSLVFNSVATVLFAMPLFFNATKWKPAFIMDKQAFKDVFGFGVYTTGSNILNYLYNNIDYLLIGKLLGASSLGIYTLAFVLTDTFRSRLMAVINNVMYPIYGKKQGDPTALKRYYLKVILFNCLFIFPIMVYFIVSGEQFVVKIFGAKWSETVAPLQILSLSVMLHILVSGNTALLRGLGKPGLEMKQQVLKALIFLPSLAIGIYYYGITGAAWAILLNKVVVVLFAQYTFNFLIPIKITFIEFLIAIKAPVIAAIVTALVTYFFKSIGINYIIIGAITVACYGLSIWLLMKEELLTLYKGFRKN, from the coding sequence ATACAAACTGATAAGAAGTTAGTAGCAAGCGGCATCGTTTGGAATTTTATCCAAATGATTATTAACCAAGCCTTTGCATTTGGCCTTAAGCTTATACTTGCTAAATTATTATTTCCGAGTCAATTTGGGCTTGTGGGTATGGCAGTTGTATTTACCGGTTTTGTTCAGGTGTTAAATGACTTAGGTGTAGGTGCCGCATTGGTACAAAGAAAAGCAGAAGATCTGCGGAACGAACATTTTCACACTGCATTTTGGGTAGGCGTTATCTGGTCGGTATTCTTGTATCTTATCATGAGCTTGGGTGTTGCGCAGCTTGCCGCGAGTTTTTACAACGAACCAATGCTAAAGCAAATTATACCGGTTTTAAGTATCGGCATATTGTTCAGTCCGGTGAACCTGGTGCATAAGGCGCAGCTAACCAAGCAAATGAACTTTAAGAAACTTGCCTTTATAGATAATACTTCAAACATACTGGCGGGCACCATAGCTTTAATTATGGCTTTAATGGGTGCTGGGGTTTGGTCGCTGGTATTTAACTCAGTGGCAACAGTTTTGTTCGCTATGCCATTATTTTTTAACGCAACCAAGTGGAAACCGGCGTTCATTATGGATAAACAAGCGTTTAAGGACGTTTTTGGCTTCGGCGTATATACCACAGGTTCAAACATATTAAATTACCTGTACAATAATATCGATTACCTGCTTATTGGTAAGTTACTAGGTGCATCATCCCTGGGTATTTATACACTTGCATTTGTGTTGACTGATACATTCAGAAGCAGATTGATGGCAGTGATAAACAATGTAATGTATCCAATTTATGGTAAAAAGCAAGGAGACCCCACTGCTTTAAAGCGATATTATCTTAAGGTGATTCTTTTCAACTGCCTGTTCATTTTCCCTATAATGGTATATTTTATCGTTTCGGGCGAGCAGTTTGTCGTGAAAATATTCGGTGCCAAGTGGAGCGAAACAGTGGCGCCGCTGCAGATCTTATCGTTATCAGTGATGTTGCATATATTGGTTAGTGGCAACACTGCCTTATTGAGAGGCCTGGGTAAGCCAGGGCTTGAAATGAAGCAGCAAGTTTTAAAAGCGCTAATATTTTTACCATCATTGGCAATAGGCATTTATTACTACGGTATAACAGGTGCTGCCTGGGCTATTTTGCTGAACAAGGTTGTTGTAGTTCTTTTTGCTCAGTATACCTTTAATTTTCTTATTCCTATTAAAATTACTTTCATTGAGTTTCTGATTGCGATTAAGGCTCCGGTTATCGCCGCAATTGTTACAGCTCTTGTAACGTATTTTTTCAAATCGATAGGTATAAATTACATTATAATAGGCGCGATCACTGTTGCTTGTTACGGGCTCAGTATTTGGCTGTTGATGAAAGAAGAGCTGCTGACGTTATACAAAGGATTTAGGAAAAACTAA